The following nucleotide sequence is from Acetivibrio cellulolyticus CD2.
ACAAATTATTATCAATTTATCATTTCCTAATTAATAATGCTTATAGTATATAAACTAAGAATAATTAACTTATAAATGATTTATTTTTCTTCGCAATATCAATTGCTTGAATTTCTTCAGCTGACAAGGTGTACTTAGACTGTCCGCTTATTATAGCTTTTGCATATGTCGATGTTGATTCTCTCGAATATATCCCATTCAAAACAATTCCATTATCATTCCCGTCAAGTAGAGCAATAGCAAAGCTCAAATTACTACCTACATTATCAAAAGCATTATATCTAACAACACCTATCTTTTGAACACATTGTAACATGTTTCTTTCTATAAAATTTATTCTATTTTCAATATCTTTATTTTTATTTGTGATCTCATGACATAAATCTATATTTTCCTCAACTAATCTTTCAATGTTAGAGTCATCTGAATTCTTAAAAAACTTCTTATATCTATTTTTAAATTTATTTATGCTTGATCTAGTTGTAATTAATGAAATCAACAAAATAATTGTTACTATTATATTTCCTATTATTAAAT
It contains:
- a CDS encoding DUF4446 family protein, which translates into the protein MLKIFEDIYNSINIFSPYLIIGNIIVTIILLISLITTRSSINKFKNRYKKFFKNSDDSNIERLVEENIDLCHEITNKNKDIENRINFIERNMLQCVQKIGVVRYNAFDNVGSNLSFAIALLDGNDNGIVLNGIYSRESTSTYAKAIISGQSKYTLSAEEIQAIDIAKKNKSFIS